A single genomic interval of Helicoverpa armigera isolate CAAS_96S chromosome 22, ASM3070526v1, whole genome shotgun sequence harbors:
- the LOC110375632 gene encoding ubiquitin fusion degradation protein 1 homolog isoform X1, producing the protein MFGFNMFHEISRPFNMTYKCYSVSMLPGNERQDVERGGKIIMPPSALEQLTRLNIEYPMIFKLTNKKTKRITHCGVLEFVADEGRVYLPHWMMTNLVVEEGALLQIESVSLPVATFSKFQPLSEDFLDITNPKAVLENCLRNFSCLTTGDVIAIKYNSKVYELCVLETKPGNAVIIIECDMNVEFAPPVGYKEEERIPRDDGGAATGMDEDPSNMMPEPSGFVAFSGEGNRLDGKKKKLISESDSEPSASQSRQVSCV; encoded by the exons atg TTTGGATTCAACATGTTTCATGAAATCAGCAGGCCCTTTAACATGACCTACAAGTGTTATTCTGTCTCTATGCTGCCTGGTAATGAGAGACAAGATGTAGAAAGAGGAGGAAAAA TTATAATGCCACCATCAGCCCTGGAACAGCTAACAAGGTTGAATATTGAATACCCGATGATATTTAagttgacaaataaaaaaactaaaaggatCACACATTGTGGTGTACTGGAGTTTGTTGCTGATGAAGGAAGAGTTTATTTACCACATTGG ATGATGACCAATCTAGTGGTGGAAGAAGGAGCCCTACTTCAAATAGAGAGTGTATCACTCCCCGTCGCCACATTTTCAAAGTTCCAGCCTCTCTCTGAAGACTTCTTAGATATAACCAATCCTAAAGCAG TACTAGAGAACTGTTTACGTAACTTCTCATGCCTAACAACGGGGGATGTGATAGCTATCAAGTACAATTCCAAGGTGTACGAGTTGTGTGTGCTGGAGACCAAGCCGGGGAATGCTGTCATCATTATAGAGTGTgatatgaat GTAGAATTCGCGCCCCCCGTAGGTTACAAAGAAGAAGAGCGCATACCTCGCGACGATGGTGGCGCCGCCACTGGCATGGACGAAGACCCTTCAAACATGATGCCAGAACCCAGCGGCTTCGTGGCATTCAGTGGAGAAGGCAACCGGCTAGAcggcaagaagaagaagctgATCAGTGAGAGCGATTCCGAACCCTCGGCTTCTCAGTCCAGACAGGTTAGTTGTGTCTAA
- the LOC110375632 gene encoding ubiquitin recognition factor in ER-associated degradation protein 1 isoform X2 translates to MFQFGFNMFHEISRPFNMTYKCYSVSMLPGNERQDVERGGKIIMPPSALEQLTRLNIEYPMIFKLTNKKTKRITHCGVLEFVADEGRVYLPHWMMTNLVVEEGALLQIESVSLPVATFSKFQPLSEDFLDITNPKAVLENCLRNFSCLTTGDVIAIKYNSKVYELCVLETKPGNAVIIIECDMNVEFAPPVGYKEEERIPRDDGGAATGMDEDPSNMMPEPSGFVAFSGEGNRLDGKKKKLISESDSEPSASQSRQPYVRGIPDYDYVIGTLRFIRNSRPPSAKEETPSEPFTAFKGEGFTLRTAKSKN, encoded by the exons atg TTTCAGTTTGGATTCAACATGTTTCATGAAATCAGCAGGCCCTTTAACATGACCTACAAGTGTTATTCTGTCTCTATGCTGCCTGGTAATGAGAGACAAGATGTAGAAAGAGGAGGAAAAA TTATAATGCCACCATCAGCCCTGGAACAGCTAACAAGGTTGAATATTGAATACCCGATGATATTTAagttgacaaataaaaaaactaaaaggatCACACATTGTGGTGTACTGGAGTTTGTTGCTGATGAAGGAAGAGTTTATTTACCACATTGG ATGATGACCAATCTAGTGGTGGAAGAAGGAGCCCTACTTCAAATAGAGAGTGTATCACTCCCCGTCGCCACATTTTCAAAGTTCCAGCCTCTCTCTGAAGACTTCTTAGATATAACCAATCCTAAAGCAG TACTAGAGAACTGTTTACGTAACTTCTCATGCCTAACAACGGGGGATGTGATAGCTATCAAGTACAATTCCAAGGTGTACGAGTTGTGTGTGCTGGAGACCAAGCCGGGGAATGCTGTCATCATTATAGAGTGTgatatgaat GTAGAATTCGCGCCCCCCGTAGGTTACAAAGAAGAAGAGCGCATACCTCGCGACGATGGTGGCGCCGCCACTGGCATGGACGAAGACCCTTCAAACATGATGCCAGAACCCAGCGGCTTCGTGGCATTCAGTGGAGAAGGCAACCGGCTAGAcggcaagaagaagaagctgATCAGTGAGAGCGATTCCGAACCCTCGGCTTCTCAGTCCAGACAG CCGTACGTCAGAGGTATCCCGGACTACGACTACGTGATAGGCACTCTCAGGTTCATCAGGAACTCCCGGCCGCCCAGCGCTAAGGAGGAGACGCCCTCAGAACCCTTCACGGCTTTCAAGGGCGAGGGCTTCACGTTGAGAACTGCAAAGTCCAAGAACTGA